A genomic segment from Candidatus Viadribacter manganicus encodes:
- a CDS encoding DNA polymerase III subunit gamma/tau, translated as MSESQSPGLFGEDTTGPGYVVLARKYRPRTFEDLIGQEAMVRTIANSFALGRIPHATMLTGVRGVGKTTTARLLARALNYKRGDIDHPSIELDPPGEHCQAIMESRHPDVFEMDAASRTGINDIREILDSVRYAPVMARYKIYIIDEVHMLSTQAFNGLLKTLEEPPPHVKFMFATTEIRKVPVTVLSRCQRFDLKRIDSERLATHLGNICAKEGVKVDADGLALIARAAEGSARDGLSLLDQALVQKPGENVTAADVREMLGLADRGRVLDLFEAIAKGDAKTAINEARSQYDSGADPTLILRDLLDIGHEAARAQALGADARIIGGADWVARVRGLAGKVSPAQLSRLWQMLLKALEEAGKAPDPIAAVEMAMVRLCAAQSLPPPEDAARMLRDGPSWTANASPAGSAPASDKNAPMNSARASTKAASETPAAQEKHAPAPETPFATFDEVMERIKFENDVELEVALDRLKVVRFAPHGELIYVASPDHPRDMVRRLKSFLEEHTPFEWTIRSTTEATAPVESLADKRLREQERQMAELKKHPFVAQAMKLFPGSEIAKVTNPVDENGGGGDVVPMPAPNAPQKPARKKEGT; from the coding sequence GTGAGCGAATCCCAATCCCCAGGTCTTTTCGGAGAAGATACGACCGGCCCCGGCTATGTCGTTCTGGCGCGTAAATACCGCCCGAGGACCTTCGAGGATCTCATCGGCCAGGAAGCGATGGTCCGCACCATCGCGAATTCGTTCGCATTGGGCCGGATCCCGCACGCGACGATGCTCACCGGTGTTCGAGGGGTCGGCAAGACGACGACGGCCCGCCTGCTCGCTCGCGCGCTCAACTACAAGCGCGGCGACATCGATCACCCGAGCATCGAACTCGATCCGCCGGGCGAGCATTGCCAGGCGATCATGGAAAGTCGCCATCCCGACGTGTTCGAGATGGACGCGGCCTCGCGCACCGGCATCAACGACATTCGTGAAATCCTGGACAGCGTTCGCTACGCGCCGGTGATGGCGCGCTATAAAATCTACATCATCGACGAAGTGCACATGCTCTCGACACAGGCCTTCAACGGCCTGCTGAAGACGCTGGAAGAGCCGCCACCGCACGTGAAGTTCATGTTCGCGACGACGGAAATCCGGAAAGTGCCGGTAACGGTGCTCTCACGCTGCCAACGCTTCGACCTAAAGCGCATCGATAGCGAGCGGCTTGCAACGCACCTTGGAAACATCTGCGCCAAGGAAGGCGTGAAGGTTGACGCTGACGGCTTGGCGCTGATCGCGCGCGCAGCGGAAGGCTCGGCGCGAGACGGCTTGTCGTTGCTCGATCAGGCTTTGGTCCAGAAGCCGGGTGAAAACGTCACTGCCGCTGATGTCCGGGAAATGCTCGGTCTCGCCGATCGCGGGCGGGTGCTCGATCTCTTCGAAGCAATCGCCAAGGGCGATGCGAAGACCGCGATCAATGAAGCACGTTCGCAATACGATAGCGGCGCGGACCCAACCTTGATCCTGCGCGATCTCCTGGACATCGGCCACGAGGCGGCGCGCGCGCAGGCTTTGGGCGCAGACGCGCGGATCATCGGTGGCGCCGACTGGGTTGCGCGCGTGCGGGGGCTGGCAGGCAAGGTCTCGCCTGCTCAACTCTCGCGGCTGTGGCAGATGCTGCTGAAGGCGCTCGAAGAGGCCGGCAAGGCGCCCGACCCCATCGCGGCCGTCGAGATGGCGATGGTGCGCCTCTGCGCCGCGCAGTCGCTGCCACCGCCTGAAGATGCAGCGCGCATGTTGCGCGACGGGCCGTCTTGGACCGCCAACGCCTCGCCCGCAGGTAGCGCACCAGCTTCCGACAAGAATGCGCCGATGAACAGCGCGCGTGCTTCAACGAAAGCCGCCAGCGAGACGCCAGCGGCCCAAGAGAAGCATGCGCCAGCGCCTGAGACACCATTCGCGACGTTCGATGAAGTGATGGAGCGCATTAAATTCGAGAACGACGTTGAACTCGAAGTGGCGCTAGATCGCTTGAAGGTCGTGCGTTTTGCGCCGCACGGCGAGCTGATCTACGTGGCGAGCCCAGACCACCCGCGCGACATGGTCCGGCGGCTGAAATCCTTCCTCGAAGAGCACACGCCGTTCGAGTGGACGATCCGTTCGACGACAGAAGCTACCGCGCCGGTCGAGAGCCTCGCCGACAAACGCCTGCGTGAACAAGAACGCCAGATGGCTGAGCTGAAGAAACATCCGTTCGTGGCGCAAGCGATGAAGCTCTTCCCGGGTTCAGAGATCGCCAAGGTGACGAACCCAGTGGATGAGAACGGCGGCGGCGGCGATGTTGTGCCGATGCCCGCGCCGAATGCGCCGCAAAAGCCGGCGCGCAAGAAGGAAGGGACTTAA
- a CDS encoding YbaB/EbfC family nucleoid-associated protein yields the protein MKDISQIMRQAQQMQAKINEAQKKLEAMEVEGSSGGGMVKLRISGKNVLLSINIDPSLMAADEREILEDLIKAAHDDARRKLEDTQNEEMKGLSGGLGILPGFKMPF from the coding sequence ATGAAAGATATCTCCCAGATCATGCGCCAGGCCCAGCAGATGCAGGCCAAGATCAACGAGGCGCAGAAGAAGCTGGAGGCGATGGAGGTCGAAGGCTCGTCCGGCGGCGGCATGGTGAAGCTACGCATCAGCGGCAAGAATGTGCTGCTGAGCATCAACATCGACCCCTCGCTCATGGCGGCGGACGAACGCGAAATTCTGGAAGATCTGATCAAGGCTGCGCACGACGACGCGCGACGCAAGCTTGAAGACACACAGAACGAAGAGATGAAAGGCTTGAGCGGCGGCC
- a CDS encoding sensor histidine kinase, with protein sequence MSTAAPLRGVWIMTIRRFAEVAWTRHGPTRYASVALTPILVGFLVPGWWWALCSLGALVGVIIDFRAQAAFNRLAANAENLDDAGLQQAVKHHMVTLGAITAAYIAPYVALAFAPQPAPVVGLLFCAGAALVCATLHVMTRTMIFYTVPFVIVGLILNAYTLTTGVDAIILALMAGIMGLNAIVAARGGARSFGDIIGARLKAEEAAEDLERRVEERTAQLAVATKRAQAANKAKSMFLANMSHELRTPLNAVIGYSEIIEEDLDSGDTSSSVGDLAKIRNSATHLLTLINEILDLSRIESGKLDLKPAAFDIGALLRGAMDTVKPTAAKNRTTCQVTLAPGLSVMTADETRVRQCVLNLLSNAAKFTQNGVIALDMRWCRIGRQRGVAISVKDTGPGISAEHQARLFRPFMQIDNTKTRAHDGAGLGLVITRRLAQAMGGDVQVSSKLGHGSTFTLYLPLDMTQSAPAEAA encoded by the coding sequence ATGAGCACAGCAGCTCCCTTGCGCGGCGTCTGGATCATGACGATCCGGCGATTTGCCGAAGTTGCTTGGACCCGTCACGGCCCCACTCGGTACGCTTCCGTCGCGCTCACGCCAATTCTCGTGGGTTTTTTGGTCCCCGGCTGGTGGTGGGCGCTCTGTAGCCTCGGCGCCTTGGTCGGGGTCATCATCGATTTCCGGGCGCAAGCTGCCTTCAATCGCTTGGCCGCGAACGCCGAAAACCTGGACGATGCTGGTCTCCAGCAAGCTGTGAAGCATCACATGGTGACGCTGGGCGCTATTACCGCAGCCTACATCGCGCCCTATGTCGCTTTGGCGTTCGCGCCACAACCAGCGCCGGTCGTCGGGCTGCTGTTTTGCGCCGGCGCCGCGCTCGTTTGCGCCACGCTCCACGTCATGACGCGGACGATGATTTTCTACACCGTGCCATTCGTCATCGTTGGCCTGATCCTCAATGCTTACACTCTGACGACCGGCGTCGACGCGATCATCCTTGCGCTCATGGCCGGGATTATGGGGCTCAACGCCATCGTCGCCGCACGGGGTGGCGCACGTAGTTTTGGCGACATCATCGGCGCGCGCCTCAAAGCGGAGGAGGCGGCTGAAGATCTTGAGCGACGTGTCGAGGAACGCACCGCCCAACTCGCCGTCGCCACCAAGCGCGCGCAGGCCGCGAACAAGGCAAAATCCATGTTCTTGGCCAATATGAGCCACGAATTACGGACGCCGCTCAACGCCGTCATCGGCTATTCTGAAATCATCGAGGAAGATCTCGATAGCGGCGACACCTCAAGCAGCGTCGGCGATCTCGCCAAGATTCGCAACTCGGCCACACACTTGCTGACGCTGATCAACGAGATCCTTGATCTGTCGCGCATTGAATCCGGTAAGCTCGATCTTAAGCCAGCCGCGTTCGATATAGGCGCGTTGTTGCGCGGCGCGATGGATACGGTGAAACCCACCGCCGCCAAGAACCGCACCACGTGTCAGGTCACTCTGGCGCCTGGACTTAGCGTCATGACCGCCGACGAGACGCGTGTGCGCCAGTGCGTGCTTAACCTGCTTTCTAATGCTGCCAAGTTCACGCAGAACGGCGTCATCGCACTCGACATGCGCTGGTGCCGTATTGGACGCCAGCGCGGCGTCGCAATCTCAGTGAAAGACACCGGCCCCGGTATCAGCGCCGAACACCAAGCGCGACTGTTCAGGCCGTTCATGCAGATCGATAATACCAAGACGCGCGCTCACGATGGGGCGGGGTTGGGGCTCGTCATCACCCGCCGCCTCGCGCAGGCTATGGGCGGCGACGTTCAGGTGTCGAGCAAGCTCGGCCACGGCTCGACCTTCACCCTCTATCTGCCGCTCGACATGACCCAGTCGGCCCCGGCTGAGGCGGCCTAA